One window from the genome of Commensalibacter oyaizuii encodes:
- the gltB gene encoding glutamate synthase large subunit — translation MNYVEDRKRNEQLLKDVYSQEQEHDACGVGFVVALDGKKRRDVVEAGLTALKALWHRGAVDADGKTGDGAGIHVEISQEFFLKSIRSGHHHIKEGSLAVGMVFLPKNDLSSQERCRQIIETEIIAFGYSIYGWRQVPINTDCIGEKANATRPEIEQILISNTKDHSEEEFERNLYIIRRKIEKRAMESHVDLYICSMSCRSVIYKGMFLAENVADFYPDLLDERFVSRFAIYHQRYSTNTFPTWKLAQPFRKIAHNGEINTLSGNINWMKSHETRLSHPDLDAYMSDLKPVIQFNGSDTAALDNVFELLTFGGRDAPTVKALMIPPALGMQHDLTQEVQDMYGYSNAVMEPWDGPAALCGTDGHWVIAGLDRNGLRPLRYTITTNNLMILGSETGMVRVPEQDILEKGRLGPGQTIGFNMQTCKLYKPDDITQLLVKRHDYSQWVQNTQQITSIVRDQENETILFTGDELRQRQLTVGMTLEDLEMILQPMVETSAEAIGSMGDDTPLAVLSERYRGLSHYFRQRFSQVTNPPIDSLRETQVMTLNTRLGNLGNILDQSSEQCQMLKLSSPVLTNSEFSALQEFCGKTGVTIDCNFEVTNGEQGLRQALSRICSEAEEAVRAGCTHVFLTDEKQSKTLAHIPMILATTAVHTHLVRQSLRTFTSLNVRSADSLDVHSIAVLIGVGATTVNAYLAQDCIADRQKRGLFGDISLREAMQRYRKAVDKGLLKIMAKMGISVVASYRGGYNFEAIGLSRALVAEFFPGMSSRISGIGLSGIAHNVSTFHEKAWDPNVKVLPIGGLYKWRKQGENHALNGDVIKLIQQAVEKDSWPLYQQYLKAIREQPPMALRDLLDFQSSNKPIPVESVENITQLRKRLISPGISLGALSPEAHETLAIAMNRIGARSDSGEGGEDASRYTPRPNGDNASSAIKQIASGRFGVTAEYLNNCREIEIKVAQGAKPGEGGQLPGFKVTELIGKLRHAVPGVTLISPPPHHDIYSIEDLAQLIYDLKQINPEATVAVKLVASSGIGTIAAGVAKAKADTILISGHNGGTGASAQTSIKYGGIPWEMGLAEAHQVLMLNRLRHRITLRVDGGIKTGRDVVIAAMLGAEEFGIGTLSLIAMGCIMVRQCHSNTCPVGVCTQDENLRKKFVQDGADRVINLFSFIAEDVRNILASLGFSSLNEIIGRTDLLKQVLRGASYLDDLDLNSLLARVDAGPYAGYCTREGRNEVPETLDAQMIIDAQPLFEHGEKMQLRYNVQNTYRAIGTKISSMITRRFGMKGLAADHLTVRLSGSAGQSLGAFAVQGLKLEVFGDANDYVGKGLSGATIVVRPVPETRLVSYQNVIIGNTVLYGATAGHLYAAGVAGERFAVRNSGATAVVEGCGANGCEYMTGGLVIILGEIGANFGAGFTGGMAFVYDPHNQFESRVNSDTLLWQRVSHSKWEEQLRHQVELHVKETDSRYATSLLHEWQNTIKHFWHVVPKEYAKVIGFKFESDEIRQSA, via the coding sequence ATGAATTATGTTGAAGATAGAAAAAGAAACGAACAACTCTTAAAAGATGTTTATTCCCAAGAACAAGAACACGATGCATGTGGTGTGGGATTTGTAGTCGCCCTAGATGGTAAAAAGCGTCGTGATGTTGTTGAAGCGGGTCTTACGGCTTTAAAAGCTTTGTGGCACAGAGGAGCCGTTGATGCAGACGGCAAAACTGGCGATGGTGCTGGTATTCACGTTGAAATTTCCCAAGAGTTTTTTTTAAAATCTATTCGCAGCGGTCATCATCATATCAAAGAAGGCAGTTTGGCGGTTGGAATGGTCTTTTTGCCAAAGAATGATCTGTCCAGCCAAGAACGCTGTCGTCAAATTATTGAAACAGAAATTATTGCTTTTGGATACTCAATTTATGGTTGGCGTCAGGTTCCCATTAATACCGATTGTATTGGGGAAAAAGCAAATGCAACCCGCCCAGAAATCGAGCAAATTTTAATCAGTAATACAAAGGATCATTCTGAAGAGGAATTCGAACGTAATTTGTATATTATCCGTCGCAAGATCGAAAAAAGGGCGATGGAAAGTCATGTTGATTTGTATATTTGTTCGATGTCTTGTCGTTCCGTTATTTATAAAGGAATGTTCTTAGCTGAAAATGTTGCTGACTTTTATCCAGATTTATTGGATGAACGCTTTGTCAGTCGTTTTGCGATTTATCATCAACGATATTCGACCAATACATTCCCAACATGGAAATTAGCACAACCATTTAGAAAAATTGCACATAATGGTGAAATTAATACGTTGTCGGGCAATATTAATTGGATGAAAAGTCACGAAACACGTCTTTCTCATCCTGATCTTGATGCGTATATGTCTGATTTAAAACCTGTTATTCAGTTTAATGGTTCTGATACTGCAGCTTTGGATAACGTGTTTGAATTATTAACGTTTGGTGGTCGTGATGCCCCAACTGTTAAGGCGTTGATGATACCCCCAGCTTTGGGCATGCAACATGATTTAACCCAAGAGGTTCAAGATATGTATGGCTATTCCAACGCCGTGATGGAACCATGGGATGGCCCTGCGGCATTGTGTGGCACAGATGGTCATTGGGTTATTGCTGGACTAGATCGTAATGGGCTGCGTCCTTTACGTTATACAATCACGACAAATAATTTGATGATTTTGGGTTCTGAGACAGGAATGGTTCGCGTTCCAGAACAAGATATTCTTGAAAAAGGGCGGTTGGGACCTGGCCAAACCATCGGGTTTAATATGCAGACCTGTAAGCTATACAAACCCGATGACATTACTCAATTACTGGTAAAACGTCATGATTACAGTCAATGGGTTCAAAATACTCAGCAAATTACATCGATTGTACGCGACCAAGAAAATGAGACTATTTTATTTACTGGGGATGAACTGCGTCAAAGACAGTTAACCGTTGGTATGACACTTGAAGATTTAGAAATGATTCTTCAACCAATGGTGGAAACATCCGCCGAGGCAATTGGCTCAATGGGTGATGATACCCCCTTGGCGGTCTTAAGTGAACGATATCGTGGACTTTCCCATTATTTCCGTCAACGTTTCAGCCAGGTCACCAACCCACCTATTGACAGCTTGCGCGAAACGCAGGTGATGACTTTAAACACGCGTTTGGGAAATTTGGGGAATATATTAGATCAATCATCTGAACAATGTCAGATGTTGAAATTGTCAAGCCCCGTATTAACCAACAGTGAATTCAGTGCTTTACAAGAATTCTGTGGAAAAACCGGTGTAACTATTGATTGTAATTTTGAAGTTACTAATGGTGAGCAGGGGTTGCGTCAAGCACTATCAAGAATTTGCTCTGAAGCAGAAGAAGCTGTAAGAGCGGGATGTACTCATGTTTTTTTGACAGATGAAAAACAAAGTAAAACGCTAGCACATATTCCGATGATTTTGGCAACAACTGCTGTACATACACATTTGGTTCGCCAATCCTTAAGAACATTTACGTCTTTAAATGTGCGTTCTGCTGATTCATTAGATGTGCATTCTATTGCTGTTTTAATTGGGGTTGGGGCAACCACTGTTAATGCTTATCTGGCACAGGATTGTATTGCTGATCGTCAAAAACGAGGATTATTTGGTGATATTTCCCTGCGTGAAGCAATGCAACGATATCGTAAAGCCGTTGACAAAGGGTTGTTGAAAATCATGGCAAAAATGGGCATTTCCGTTGTTGCCTCTTATCGTGGTGGATATAATTTCGAGGCTATAGGGCTTTCTAGGGCATTGGTTGCTGAATTCTTTCCAGGCATGTCTTCACGTATTTCTGGAATTGGTTTGTCGGGTATCGCACATAATGTTAGTACATTCCATGAAAAGGCATGGGACCCTAACGTTAAGGTATTGCCGATTGGTGGATTATATAAGTGGCGCAAACAAGGTGAAAATCATGCGTTAAATGGTGATGTCATTAAATTGATCCAGCAAGCAGTTGAAAAAGACAGTTGGCCTTTATATCAACAATATCTGAAAGCAATCAGAGAACAGCCTCCAATGGCATTGCGTGACTTATTGGATTTTCAATCTTCCAATAAACCTATTCCTGTTGAATCCGTTGAAAATATTACCCAGCTTAGAAAGCGTTTGATTTCCCCTGGGATCTCATTAGGGGCATTAAGTCCAGAAGCTCATGAAACTTTGGCAATTGCTATGAATCGTATTGGTGCACGTTCAGATTCTGGCGAAGGTGGGGAAGATGCTAGTCGTTATACCCCACGTCCTAATGGGGATAACGCCTCATCTGCAATCAAGCAAATCGCATCTGGTCGTTTTGGCGTAACAGCAGAATATTTGAATAATTGTCGTGAAATCGAGATCAAAGTTGCCCAAGGTGCAAAGCCAGGGGAAGGGGGACAATTACCAGGGTTTAAGGTGACGGAATTAATTGGCAAATTACGTCATGCTGTACCTGGGGTTACACTGATTTCTCCACCGCCACATCATGATATTTATTCGATCGAAGATTTAGCACAGTTAATTTATGATCTAAAACAAATCAACCCAGAGGCAACGGTTGCTGTAAAATTGGTTGCTTCTTCTGGTATTGGTACAATTGCTGCAGGTGTTGCTAAGGCAAAAGCGGATACGATTTTAATTTCAGGTCATAATGGTGGTACGGGTGCTTCTGCTCAAACATCCATAAAATATGGCGGCATTCCATGGGAAATGGGATTAGCAGAGGCCCATCAGGTTTTGATGTTAAATCGTCTACGTCATCGGATCACACTGCGCGTTGATGGTGGCATTAAAACAGGTAGAGATGTTGTTATTGCCGCAATGTTGGGTGCCGAGGAATTTGGAATTGGGACGTTAAGTTTGATTGCCATGGGATGTATTATGGTGCGTCAGTGTCATTCAAATACATGTCCAGTTGGTGTTTGCACCCAAGATGAAAATCTACGCAAGAAATTTGTTCAAGATGGCGCAGATCGCGTTATTAACTTATTTTCATTTATTGCAGAAGATGTTAGAAATATACTTGCGTCTTTAGGTTTTTCATCCTTAAATGAAATTATTGGCCGTACGGATTTGTTAAAACAAGTTTTACGTGGTGCTTCTTATTTGGATGATTTGGATTTGAATTCGTTATTGGCACGAGTTGATGCTGGTCCTTATGCGGGTTATTGCACACGTGAAGGCCGTAATGAAGTGCCAGAAACGCTAGATGCACAAATGATCATAGATGCTCAACCTTTATTCGAGCACGGTGAAAAAATGCAGTTGCGGTATAATGTTCAAAACACATACCGTGCTATTGGAACCAAAATCTCGTCAATGATTACACGACGTTTTGGTATGAAAGGTCTTGCAGCTGATCATTTAACGGTACGTCTCAGTGGTTCAGCGGGGCAATCTTTGGGAGCGTTTGCAGTCCAAGGATTAAAATTAGAAGTTTTTGGGGATGCGAACGATTATGTTGGTAAAGGTCTGTCAGGTGCGACCATTGTTGTGCGCCCTGTTCCTGAAACTCGTTTAGTTTCTTATCAAAACGTCATTATCGGTAACACAGTTTTATATGGCGCAACGGCTGGGCATTTATATGCTGCTGGGGTTGCTGGTGAGCGTTTTGCAGTTCGTAATTCTGGTGCCACAGCGGTTGTAGAAGGGTGTGGTGCCAATGGATGTGAATATATGACGGGCGGGCTGGTTATTATTTTGGGTGAAATTGGTGCTAATTTTGGCGCAGGTTTTACGGGTGGTATGGCCTTCGTTTACGATCCTCACAATCAGTTTGAAAGTCGTGTTAATTCAGACACTTTATTATGGCAACGTGTTTCGCATTCTAAGTGGGAAGAGCAATTGCGTCACCAAGTGGAATTGCATGTCAAAGAAACTGATAGTCGTTATGCGACATCTTTGTTGCATGAATGGCAAAATACTATCAAACATTTCTGGCACGTAGTACCTAAAGAGTATGCTAAGGTTATTGGGTTTAAATTTGAATCTGATGAAATTAGACAAAGTGCCTAG